The Pseudophaeobacter arcticus DSM 23566 genome includes a region encoding these proteins:
- a CDS encoding CoxG family protein gives MQMSDSKEIAAPPAEVYAALLNPEVLKVCVPGAQEVNGSVEEGFEASVTQKVGPVKATFKGQVTLSDLIENEKLTISGEGKGGAAGFAKGGAVVSLAPSETGTLLSYEVEAKVGGKLAQLGSRIIDGFAKKMADQFFVNLQTHLAPEAAEAEGDAGEGEEKKGWFKKITGN, from the coding sequence ATGCAGATGAGTGACAGCAAAGAAATTGCCGCCCCCCCGGCCGAGGTCTACGCCGCCCTGTTGAACCCGGAGGTGCTGAAGGTCTGCGTCCCCGGCGCGCAGGAGGTCAACGGCAGCGTTGAAGAGGGGTTCGAGGCCTCGGTGACGCAAAAGGTCGGCCCGGTCAAAGCCACCTTCAAAGGTCAGGTCACCCTGTCGGATCTGATCGAGAACGAAAAGCTCACCATCAGCGGCGAAGGCAAGGGTGGCGCGGCTGGCTTTGCCAAGGGCGGTGCGGTGGTCAGCCTGGCCCCCTCTGAGACCGGCACCCTGTTATCCTACGAGGTCGAGGCCAAGGTCGGCGGCAAGCTGGCCCAGTTGGGCAGCCGGATCATTGATGGTTTTGCCAAAAAGATGGCCGACCAGTTCTTTGTCAACCTGCAGACCCATCTGGCCCCCGAAGCGGCCGAGGCTGAGGGGGACGCAGGCGAGGGTGAGGAGAAAAAGGGCTGGTTCAAAAAGATCACCGGAAATTGA
- a CDS encoding alpha/beta hydrolase: MVTTSTARPNLCATAQPTVSCKPVARRHQAPKRTPKWVHLTTGALSRLSPGLASRLFAYLFTRPQRQKLPRRERDWLLQSTATPMKLASGVLVPLYEWRGGRPLLGVRDAAPLPTVLLVHGFGGRAGQMGGFAAPLVAAGYRVVAFDTPAHGATAGSRSSLPEMLEVTQQVAARLGPLAGVVAHSNGAAAVIAALTRGMQADRVALLAPMPDLESFIQRLASQLGFSTSVARRAQQRLEARYGLPFLALKAANLVRQLRLPTLILHDSADRIIPLHEVEDLAQDWAAARLQVSDGLGHNRLLRDAAVIAAVVAHFGPPTPR, from the coding sequence ATGGTCACGACTTCAACTGCCCGCCCAAACCTCTGCGCGACAGCGCAGCCAACAGTCAGTTGCAAACCAGTGGCGCGGCGCCACCAGGCCCCCAAACGGACCCCTAAATGGGTTCACCTTACCACCGGTGCGCTGAGCAGGCTCAGCCCGGGTTTGGCCTCCCGGCTGTTTGCCTATCTCTTTACCCGGCCTCAGCGGCAGAAATTGCCGCGCCGTGAACGGGACTGGCTGCTCCAGTCGACCGCCACCCCGATGAAACTGGCCAGTGGCGTGCTGGTGCCGCTGTATGAATGGCGCGGGGGGCGACCCCTGTTGGGGGTGCGCGACGCGGCACCACTGCCAACGGTGCTGCTGGTTCACGGCTTTGGTGGCCGGGCCGGACAGATGGGCGGTTTTGCGGCGCCTCTTGTGGCGGCCGGATACCGGGTGGTTGCCTTTGACACCCCGGCGCACGGGGCGACGGCGGGCAGCCGCAGTTCGCTGCCGGAAATGCTGGAGGTGACGCAGCAGGTTGCCGCCCGGCTTGGCCCTCTGGCCGGGGTTGTGGCGCATTCCAACGGTGCGGCGGCGGTGATCGCGGCGCTGACCCGGGGGATGCAGGCCGACAGGGTGGCGCTATTGGCGCCGATGCCGGATCTGGAAAGCTTTATCCAGCGCCTTGCCAGCCAGCTTGGCTTTTCCACCAGCGTGGCGCGACGGGCGCAACAGCGGCTGGAAGCGCGCTATGGCCTGCCGTTTTTGGCGCTAAAGGCCGCAAATCTGGTCCGCCAGTTGCGGCTGCCGACATTGATCCTGCACGACAGTGCAGATCGCATTATTCCCCTGCACGAGGTCGAGGATCTGGCGCAGGACTGGGCGGCGGCGCGGCTGCAGGTGAGCGATGGGCTGGGCCATAATCGCCTGCTGCGGGACGCGGCGGTGATCGCCGCTGTGGTTGCCCATTTTGGCCCGCCAACGCCGCGTTAA